One segment of Danio aesculapii chromosome 3, fDanAes4.1, whole genome shotgun sequence DNA contains the following:
- the rps11 gene encoding LOW QUALITY PROTEIN: 40S ribosomal protein S11 (The sequence of the model RefSeq protein was modified relative to this genomic sequence to represent the inferred CDS: deleted 1 base in 1 codon) codes for MCSPLYDSAGKMADTQNERAYQKQPTIFQNKKRVLAVEGSGKEKLPRYHRNVGLGFKTPREAIDGTYIDKKCPFTGNVSIRGRILSGVVTKMKMQRTIVIRRDYLHYIRKYNRFEKRHKNMSVHLSPCFRDVTVGDIVTVGECRPLSKTVRFNVLKVTKAAGAKKQFQKF; via the exons ATGTGTAGTCCTCTTTACGACTCGGCTGGC AAGATGGCGGACACTCAG AACGAGAGGGCTTATCAGAAACAGCCCACCATCTTCCAGAACAAAAAGCGGGTTCTGGCAGTTGAAGGAAGTGGCAAAGAAAAGCTCCCTCGTTATCACAGAAACGTTGGATTGGGCTTCAAAACCCCCAGAGAA GCTATTGATGGCACTTATATTGATAAGAAATGCCCCTTCACTGGAAACGTGTCCATCAGAGGCCGGATTCTCTCCG GTGTGGTGACCAAGATGAAGATGCAGAGGACCATCGTCATCAGACGGGACTACTTGCATTACATCCGCAAGTACAACCGTTTTGAGAAGAGACATAAGAACATGTCTGTGCACCTCTCCCCATGCTTTAG GGATGTGACTGTAGGTGACATTGTTACGGTTGGAGAATGCCGACCTCTTAGCAAGACCGTGAGGTTCAACGTCCTGAAGGTCACCAAGGCAGCTGGAGCCAAGAAGCAGTTCCAGAAGTTCTAG
- the LOC130221513 gene encoding apoptosis regulator BAX-like, giving the protein MAAPSGGGDTGSGNDQILDLGAALLNNFVYERVRRHGDRDAEVTRSQLGGVELCDPSHKRLAQCLQQIGDELDGNMQLQSMLNNSDLQPTQDVFIRVAREIFSDGKFNWGRVVALFYFACRLVIKAISTRVPDIIRTIISWTMSYIQEHVINWIREQGGWDGIRGYFGTPTWQTIGVFLAGVITTALVIRKM; this is encoded by the exons ATGGCAGCGCCGTCGGGTGGAGGCGATACGG GCAGTGGCAATGACCAGATACTTGACTTGGGAGCTGCACTTCTCAACAA CTTTGTGTATGAGCGTGTTCGTCGGCATGGAGACAGGGATGCTGAAGTGACCCGGAGTCAGCTGGGGGGCGTGGAGCTGTGTGACCCCAGCCATAAACGCCTCGCGCAGTGTTTGCAGCAGATTGGGGATGAGCTGGATGGAAACATGCAGCTGCAAAG CATGTTAAACAACTCTGATCTTCAGCCGACTCAAGACGTCTTCATCAGAGTGGCCCGTGAGATCTTCTCTGATGGCAAGTTCAACTGGGGAAGAGTTGTGGCGCTTTTCTACTTTGCCTGTCGCCTTGTCATCAAG GCTATTTCAACCAGGGTTCCTGACATCATCAGAACCATCATAAGCTGGACGATGTCCTACATTCAGGAACACGTCATTAACTGGATCAGGGAACAGGGTGGATGG GACGGAATCCGCGGTTATTTTGGCACCCCCACCTGGCAGACAATCGGAGTTTTCCTCGCTGGAGTTATCACCACAGCATTGGTGATTCGCAAAATGTGA